Proteins from one Catenuloplanes atrovinosus genomic window:
- a CDS encoding 3-methyladenine DNA glycosylase codes for MPLLDERTWRAREAAHEARVDAWIVPHLERRRRGVKHPVLDFLFSYYSLRPAQLRRWHPGYGVTLESGPAFDHDAFLAKRGESVAWIRALLAATAARPAQFGCFGMHEWAMVYRQTQEEVRHNAWPLRLSPDDTAALVEERGVRCSHFDAFRFFTAPARPLNVLQPTRERQTELEQPGCLHANMDVYKWAYKLGPLVESELVADAFELACDVRSLDMRASPYDLAALGYPPVRIETPEGRAEYAAAQRSFAARARPLRERLIAAIDALPAHHPASAA; via the coding sequence ATGCCCCTTCTCGACGAGCGGACCTGGCGCGCCCGGGAGGCCGCGCACGAGGCGCGCGTCGACGCGTGGATCGTGCCGCACCTCGAGCGGCGCCGCCGTGGCGTCAAGCACCCGGTGCTGGACTTCCTGTTCTCGTACTACTCGCTGCGGCCGGCGCAGCTGCGGCGCTGGCATCCCGGCTACGGCGTGACGCTGGAGAGCGGGCCGGCCTTCGACCACGACGCGTTCCTGGCCAAGCGCGGCGAGTCGGTGGCGTGGATCCGGGCGCTGCTGGCCGCGACCGCGGCACGGCCGGCGCAGTTCGGCTGCTTCGGCATGCACGAGTGGGCCATGGTCTACCGGCAGACGCAGGAGGAGGTGCGGCACAACGCGTGGCCGCTGCGCCTGTCGCCGGACGACACCGCGGCCCTGGTGGAGGAGCGCGGCGTGCGGTGCAGCCACTTCGACGCGTTCCGGTTCTTCACCGCACCGGCCCGTCCGCTGAACGTGCTGCAGCCGACCCGCGAGCGGCAGACCGAGCTGGAGCAGCCCGGCTGCCTGCACGCGAACATGGACGTCTACAAGTGGGCCTACAAACTCGGCCCGCTGGTGGAGTCGGAGCTGGTGGCGGACGCGTTCGAGCTGGCCTGCGACGTGCGGAGCCTGGACATGCGGGCCAGCCCGTACGACCTGGCGGCGCTCGGCTACCCGCCGGTGCGGATCGAGACGCCGGAGGGCCGTGCCGAGTACGCCGCCGCGCAGCGGAGCTTCGCCGCGCGGGCCCGGCCGCTGCGCGAACGCCTGATCGCCGCGATCGACGCGCTGCCGGCTCACCACCCGGCGTCGGCCGCGTAG
- a CDS encoding GNAT family N-acetyltransferase, with the protein MMMRRAVAADLPAIVELLADDEQGRKRETVADLTPYRRAFELLDADPAQLLVVAELDGVIVGTLHLTVIPGLAHRGRTRGLVEAVRIASDRRGQGLGAELMRWTVDEAKRRGCSLVQLTSHGRRTAAHRFYERLGFTPSHVGFKLEI; encoded by the coding sequence ATGATGATGAGACGGGCCGTGGCGGCCGACCTCCCGGCGATCGTGGAGTTGCTGGCCGACGACGAGCAGGGGCGGAAGCGGGAGACGGTGGCAGACCTCACTCCGTACCGCCGGGCCTTCGAGCTCCTGGACGCCGATCCGGCGCAACTGCTGGTGGTGGCGGAACTCGACGGTGTGATCGTGGGCACGCTGCACCTGACGGTCATCCCCGGCTTGGCGCACCGCGGCCGCACCCGCGGGCTGGTCGAGGCGGTGCGGATCGCGTCGGACCGGCGTGGCCAGGGGCTGGGCGCCGAGCTGATGCGCTGGACCGTCGACGAGGCGAAGCGGCGCGGGTGCTCGCTGGTGCAGCTCACCTCGCACGGCCGGCGCACGGCGGCGCACCGCTTCTACGAACGGCTCGGCTTCACGCCCAGCCACGTCGGTTTCAAGCTGGAGATTTAG
- a CDS encoding pectate lyase family protein, with amino-acid sequence MRRRTLLTAAAATPIAAALPGLALPGAAHAAESAPTGFASLGTGTTGGAGGTVVTATHADQFLEYIDTVGPLVIQVNGLIEISSKQGVRPNKTIIGIGTNGRINGGGLDLYRSYNVIVRNLLFTNAEDDAINVGQESHHVWIDHNTFRDAVDGSIDVVRGADFVTVSWNHFDHSDKSMLISHSDGAAGTDVGHLRVSIHHNWFDNSRQRHPRVRFGEPVHVYNNYFLNNELYGAASTENAGLVVEGNYFENVPYPLFSASGYADSGPGRAVARNNTLVNSGPLETSGSVVEPSTYYAYTLDAPSSVPALVRAGAGYGRV; translated from the coding sequence ATGCGACGCCGCACCCTTCTGACCGCCGCCGCGGCCACCCCGATCGCCGCCGCGCTACCGGGCCTCGCGCTCCCGGGCGCCGCGCACGCGGCCGAGTCAGCGCCCACCGGCTTCGCCTCGCTGGGCACCGGCACCACCGGCGGCGCGGGCGGCACCGTCGTCACCGCGACGCACGCGGACCAGTTCCTGGAGTACATCGACACCGTGGGCCCGCTGGTCATCCAGGTGAACGGGCTCATCGAGATCAGCAGCAAGCAGGGCGTCCGGCCGAACAAGACCATCATCGGCATCGGTACGAACGGCCGGATCAACGGCGGCGGCCTGGACCTCTACCGGTCGTACAACGTGATCGTCCGGAACCTGCTGTTCACCAACGCGGAGGACGACGCGATCAACGTCGGCCAGGAGTCGCACCACGTCTGGATCGACCACAACACGTTCCGTGACGCCGTGGACGGGTCGATCGACGTCGTGCGCGGCGCCGACTTCGTCACCGTCTCGTGGAACCACTTCGACCACTCGGACAAGAGCATGCTGATCAGCCACTCGGACGGGGCGGCCGGCACGGACGTGGGGCACCTGAGGGTGAGCATCCACCACAACTGGTTCGACAACAGCCGGCAGCGGCACCCGCGCGTGCGCTTCGGCGAGCCGGTGCACGTCTACAACAACTACTTCCTGAACAACGAGCTCTACGGCGCCGCGTCCACCGAGAACGCCGGCCTGGTGGTGGAGGGCAACTACTTCGAGAACGTGCCGTACCCGCTCTTCTCCGCCAGCGGCTATGCCGACTCCGGCCCCGGCCGGGCCGTCGCGCGCAACAACACGCTGGTCAACTCCGGCCCGCTGGAGACGTCCGGCAGCGTGGTCGAGCCGTCCACGTACTACGCGTACACGCTCGACGCGCCCTCGTCCGTGCCCGCACTGGTCCGGGCGGGCGCCGGATACGGCCGCGTCTAG
- a CDS encoding pectate lyase family protein — MSRTRLRPVVALVTAAFLVATTGGAHAGPVPMAESSPIGFASVNALGQNGTTGGAGGPTVTVGTADTLIDYLSRTGPYTIQVQGAITLPTGSSDGMHQVTSDKTLIGLGATAEIRGGGLNIGLPVDDDVTSPPADAVHNVIIRNLRFSGATDDAINVQMFTHHVWIDHNDLCCGDDGLVDIKRGSDFITVSWNRTHDHDKTMLLGHDDENAAQDVGRLRVTYHHNFFDGSDQRNPRVRFGEPVHVFNNYCRNASYCIVSAMNAGLVVENNYFESVNNPGRVDFSGDLGRLVARGNILVDVNHEIETRGTVVEPSTYYSYRLDPAADVPAIVSAGAGVGKI; from the coding sequence ATGTCCAGAACACGTCTCCGGCCGGTCGTCGCGCTCGTCACGGCCGCGTTCCTCGTCGCCACGACCGGTGGCGCCCACGCCGGGCCCGTACCCATGGCGGAGTCCTCGCCCATCGGGTTCGCGTCCGTGAACGCGCTCGGGCAGAACGGCACCACCGGCGGCGCCGGCGGCCCGACGGTCACGGTCGGCACCGCGGACACGCTGATCGACTACCTGTCGCGCACCGGGCCGTACACGATCCAGGTCCAGGGTGCGATCACGCTGCCCACCGGCAGCTCGGACGGCATGCACCAGGTGACCTCGGACAAGACGCTGATCGGGCTGGGCGCCACGGCCGAGATCCGCGGCGGCGGGCTGAACATCGGGCTGCCGGTGGACGACGACGTGACCTCCCCGCCGGCCGACGCGGTGCACAACGTGATCATCCGGAACCTGCGGTTCAGCGGTGCCACCGACGACGCGATCAACGTGCAGATGTTCACGCACCACGTGTGGATCGACCACAACGACCTGTGCTGTGGGGACGACGGCCTGGTCGACATCAAGCGCGGCTCCGACTTCATCACGGTGAGCTGGAACCGCACGCACGACCACGACAAGACCATGCTGCTCGGGCACGACGACGAGAACGCGGCGCAGGACGTCGGGCGGCTGCGGGTCACGTACCACCACAACTTCTTCGACGGCTCCGACCAGCGCAATCCGCGGGTGCGGTTCGGCGAGCCGGTGCACGTGTTCAACAACTACTGCCGCAACGCCAGCTACTGCATCGTCTCCGCGATGAACGCCGGCCTGGTGGTGGAGAACAACTACTTCGAGAGCGTGAACAACCCGGGCCGCGTCGACTTCAGCGGCGATCTGGGCCGGCTGGTGGCGCGCGGCAACATCCTGGTCGACGTCAACCACGAGATCGAGACGCGCGGCACGGTCGTCGAGCCGTCCACGTACTACTCGTACCGCCTCGACCCGGCGGCCGACGTCCCCGCGATCGTCTCCGCCGGCGCGGGCGTGGGCAAGATCTAG
- a CDS encoding M16 family metallopeptidase: MPSANAPGGTGTGYPWPIETTRLGNGLRVVVSEDRSAPVVAVNLWYDVGSRHEPEGQTGFAHLFEHLMFEGSAHVAKTEHMKLIQGSGGSLNATTNPDRTNYFETVPAEHLELALWLEADRMGGLVPALTQETLDNQREVVKNERRQRYENVPYGDAWLRLLPLLYPAGHPYHHSTIGSMEDLNAADLATFQAFHTTYYRPNNAVLTVTGDAGAAEVFALAEKYFGAIEAGEVPPPPDSALPGGLPEPAREVVRSDVPAPRFYLSHRTAPFGTREYDVITVLAGVLGNGRGSRLYRRLVDEARLAQPDNVGAYGVDLAHAPAPLIVSATAKDGVDADALEAGLTGVLDELAAGDITDEEIERAKALLTTQWWRQVSTAGGRSDLLGRYATQLGDPAAIRDQLPSWLSVTRDELAAAAATLTAGSRVTLVYLPSEPAEENDK, encoded by the coding sequence GTGCCGTCAGCGAACGCGCCCGGTGGAACCGGCACCGGATATCCGTGGCCCATCGAGACCACCCGGCTGGGCAACGGCCTGCGGGTGGTGGTCAGTGAGGACCGCTCCGCACCCGTGGTCGCCGTGAACCTCTGGTACGACGTCGGTTCACGCCACGAGCCGGAGGGCCAGACCGGTTTCGCGCACCTCTTCGAGCACCTGATGTTCGAGGGGTCGGCGCACGTGGCGAAGACCGAGCACATGAAGCTGATCCAGGGTTCCGGCGGCTCGCTCAACGCCACCACGAACCCGGACCGGACCAACTACTTCGAGACCGTGCCGGCCGAGCACCTGGAGCTGGCGCTCTGGCTGGAGGCCGACCGGATGGGCGGCCTGGTGCCGGCGCTCACCCAGGAGACCCTGGACAACCAGCGCGAGGTGGTGAAGAACGAGCGCCGCCAGCGGTACGAGAACGTGCCCTACGGCGACGCGTGGCTGCGCCTGCTGCCGCTGCTCTACCCGGCGGGCCACCCGTACCACCACTCCACGATCGGATCGATGGAGGACCTGAACGCGGCGGACCTGGCCACGTTCCAGGCGTTCCACACCACCTACTACCGGCCGAACAACGCGGTGCTGACCGTCACCGGCGACGCCGGCGCCGCCGAGGTGTTCGCGCTGGCGGAGAAGTACTTCGGCGCGATCGAGGCGGGCGAGGTCCCGCCGCCGCCGGACTCCGCGCTGCCCGGCGGCCTGCCCGAGCCGGCCCGCGAGGTGGTCCGCTCGGACGTGCCCGCGCCGCGGTTCTACCTGTCGCACCGCACCGCGCCGTTCGGCACCCGGGAGTACGACGTGATCACCGTGCTGGCCGGCGTGCTCGGCAACGGCCGCGGCAGCCGCCTCTACCGGCGGCTCGTCGACGAGGCGCGGCTCGCCCAGCCGGACAACGTCGGCGCGTACGGCGTGGACCTGGCCCACGCGCCCGCGCCGCTGATCGTCTCGGCCACCGCGAAGGACGGCGTGGACGCGGACGCGCTGGAGGCCGGCCTGACCGGCGTGCTCGACGAGCTGGCCGCCGGCGACATCACGGACGAGGAGATCGAGCGCGCCAAGGCGCTGCTCACCACGCAGTGGTGGCGCCAGGTCTCCACCGCGGGCGGCCGCTCCGACCTCCTCGGCCGGTACGCCACGCAGCTCGGCGACCCGGCGGCCATCCGCGACCAGCTGCCGTCCTGGCTCTCCGTCACGCGCGACGAGCTCGCCGCCGCGGCGGCCACGCTGACCGCGGGCAGCCGGGTCACGCTGGTCTACCTGCCTTCCGAGCCCGCAGAGGAGAACGACAAGTGA
- a CDS encoding response regulator transcription factor, whose amino-acid sequence MGSTADARAGASGRVLVADDDANVRRLLSMTLRAAGFEVLTAPDRVRAVAAAASARPDVVVLGLTVPGVADEMRASEAPPAVLFLTARQSPEQRPGEAAYLSKPFALADLVARVRALAG is encoded by the coding sequence ATGGGCTCCACAGCAGACGCACGGGCCGGCGCGTCCGGCCGGGTCCTGGTGGCCGACGACGACGCGAACGTCCGGCGGCTGCTCTCGATGACGCTGCGCGCCGCCGGTTTCGAGGTGCTCACCGCGCCGGACCGGGTACGCGCGGTCGCCGCGGCCGCCTCCGCCCGCCCGGACGTGGTGGTGCTCGGCCTGACCGTGCCGGGCGTCGCGGACGAGATGCGCGCGTCGGAGGCGCCGCCCGCGGTGCTGTTCCTCACCGCGCGGCAGAGCCCGGAGCAGCGTCCCGGCGAGGCGGCGTACCTCAGCAAGCCGTTCGCGCTGGCCGACCTGGTCGCGCGGGTGCGCGCGCTGGCCGGCTGA
- a CDS encoding fumarylacetoacetate hydrolase family protein: MRFARFVHAGGVSFGVVEGEAGAGLAGLTVAEIDRTPFEPVTFTGKRWAVADVHLLAPIFSSKVIGIGRNYADHAAELGNAVPKEPLMFLKPSSSVIGPNDTIRLPVQSQQVEHEAELAVVIGGTGPVSRIDRRDADKVIFGYTCANDVTARDLQKNDVQFTRAKGFDSFCPVGPWIETRLDVSDLEVRCEVGRANEVREVRQLGRTKDMVFDVPSLVSYVSHVMSLLPGDIILTGTPAGVSTITDGDIVSVQIEGIGELNNPVAAR, from the coding sequence ATGCGCTTTGCTCGTTTCGTTCACGCCGGTGGGGTGTCGTTCGGAGTGGTCGAGGGCGAGGCCGGCGCCGGCCTCGCCGGACTGACCGTCGCCGAGATCGACCGGACCCCCTTCGAGCCGGTCACGTTCACCGGAAAGCGGTGGGCCGTCGCCGACGTCCACCTGCTCGCCCCGATCTTCTCCAGCAAGGTGATCGGCATCGGCCGCAACTACGCCGATCACGCCGCCGAGCTGGGGAACGCGGTTCCCAAGGAGCCGCTGATGTTCCTCAAGCCGTCGTCGTCCGTGATCGGACCGAACGACACGATCCGCCTGCCCGTGCAGTCCCAGCAGGTCGAGCACGAGGCCGAGCTGGCCGTGGTGATCGGCGGCACCGGCCCGGTCAGCCGGATCGACCGCCGTGACGCCGACAAGGTCATCTTCGGCTACACCTGCGCGAACGACGTCACCGCCCGTGACCTCCAGAAGAACGACGTGCAGTTCACCCGCGCCAAGGGCTTCGACTCGTTCTGCCCGGTCGGCCCGTGGATCGAGACCCGGCTCGACGTCTCCGACCTGGAGGTGCGCTGCGAGGTCGGGCGCGCCAACGAGGTCCGCGAGGTGCGCCAGCTCGGCCGCACCAAAGACATGGTCTTCGATGTGCCGTCCCTGGTGTCGTACGTCTCGCACGTGATGTCGCTGCTGCCCGGCGACATCATCCTCACCGGTACGCCCGCCGGCGTCTCCACCATCACGGACGGTGACATCGTCTCGGTCCAGATCGAGGGCATCGGCGAGCTGAACAACCCGGTCGCGGCGCGCTGA
- a CDS encoding endonuclease/exonuclease/phosphatase family protein, translating to MSVDLSRKTSLLTTLCWVAAVPCAVWALVRALGLDYGPIIQLIAFTPYVTGGTLVVAALTLALRRWWAAGLAVLAAVALTAMVLPRALPDPDRGAGGGPALRVMATNVLGGGADLDALMELIRGHQVDVLAIQEFTPEVEAGLESRGLAAILPYRQLNPIFSAAGSALYSRYPMTDAGVREHPSEFTQAYGTLTVPGAVPVVAESVHPMAPWGAPVLDDWRVDLHNEPRATPDGPPRILLGDFNSTLDHSPLRDLIASGYRDAADATGKGLTGTWPYDGSPIPPVQLDHVLVDERIRVESMEILDLPGSDHRPVFAELSLPRAG from the coding sequence ATGAGTGTGGATCTTTCCCGGAAGACCTCGCTGCTGACCACGCTCTGCTGGGTCGCGGCGGTACCGTGCGCGGTGTGGGCGCTGGTGCGCGCGCTCGGCCTCGACTACGGGCCGATCATCCAGCTGATCGCGTTCACGCCGTACGTCACCGGCGGCACCCTGGTCGTCGCCGCGCTCACGCTGGCGCTGCGCCGTTGGTGGGCGGCCGGCCTCGCGGTGCTGGCCGCGGTGGCGCTCACCGCGATGGTGCTGCCCCGCGCGCTGCCCGACCCGGACCGCGGCGCGGGCGGCGGCCCCGCGCTGCGCGTGATGGCCACGAACGTGCTCGGCGGCGGCGCCGACCTGGACGCGCTGATGGAGCTGATCCGCGGGCACCAGGTGGACGTGCTGGCGATCCAGGAGTTCACTCCGGAGGTGGAGGCGGGCCTGGAGTCGCGCGGGCTGGCGGCGATCCTGCCGTACCGGCAACTCAACCCGATCTTCTCGGCGGCCGGGTCCGCGCTCTACTCCCGGTATCCGATGACCGACGCCGGGGTACGCGAGCACCCGTCAGAATTCACCCAGGCGTACGGCACGCTGACCGTGCCCGGCGCCGTACCGGTGGTGGCCGAGTCCGTGCACCCGATGGCACCCTGGGGCGCGCCGGTGCTGGACGACTGGCGCGTGGACCTGCACAACGAGCCCCGCGCCACGCCGGACGGCCCGCCACGGATCCTGCTCGGCGACTTCAACTCCACGCTGGACCACTCCCCACTGCGCGACCTGATCGCCTCCGGCTACCGCGACGCGGCCGACGCCACCGGCAAGGGCCTGACCGGCACCTGGCCGTACGACGGCTCCCCGATCCCCCCGGTCCAACTGGACCATGTGCTGGTCGACGAACGCATCCGGGTGGAGTCCATGGAAATTTTGGACCTGCCGGGCTCCGACCACCGCCCGGTCTTCGCGGAACTGTCCCTGCCGCGCGCGGGGTAG
- a CDS encoding M16 family metallopeptidase has protein sequence MTLVSERPGTGAPRPYVFPRIVRREVAGGRVIAAHLPGQALSVATLLLDGGAGHEPAGREGLASVVAKALEEGTATRDATAYALALEGLGAELSTSADWDTFLVGTSAPAHLLPRALELVAEAARTPALRPEDVERVRDDEVTGLKMDWASPGPRADAALRADLFGAGHRYGRPLHGDPESVAAVTVDDVLAFHRTWLTRPGVLIVVGDLDVLDLDALAATAFAGTTPAPFSSDGPLDVPVADSRRILLVDRPGSVQSTLRLGHRAPHRAHPDYVPMTLTGTVLGGAFTSRLNHLIREVRGYTYGIRGDFGLARRFGRLLISAGVQTKFTAPALVDTIGEMSRTRSGGVTEDELAVARSWRAGQLSVEMQTPGAIAGALTTLVVHGLPDDYYPRLRESLLSATVDEVSAAAATHLHPEGLTMVVEGDAALIRDDLVATGLGEVVDA, from the coding sequence GTGACGCTGGTTTCCGAGCGCCCGGGGACCGGCGCGCCCCGGCCGTACGTGTTCCCCCGCATCGTCCGGCGCGAGGTCGCCGGCGGCCGGGTGATCGCCGCGCACCTGCCCGGGCAGGCGCTGTCCGTGGCGACGCTGCTGCTCGACGGCGGCGCCGGGCACGAGCCGGCCGGCCGCGAGGGCCTCGCGTCGGTGGTCGCCAAGGCGCTGGAGGAGGGCACCGCCACGCGGGACGCCACCGCGTACGCGCTGGCGCTGGAGGGGCTCGGCGCGGAGCTGTCCACCTCGGCCGACTGGGACACGTTCCTGGTCGGCACGTCCGCGCCCGCACACCTGCTGCCGCGCGCGCTGGAGCTGGTCGCGGAGGCGGCCCGCACGCCCGCGCTGCGCCCGGAGGACGTGGAGCGGGTCCGCGACGACGAGGTCACCGGCCTGAAGATGGACTGGGCCTCGCCCGGCCCGCGCGCGGACGCGGCGCTGCGCGCGGACCTGTTCGGCGCGGGCCACCGCTACGGCCGGCCGCTGCACGGCGACCCGGAGTCGGTCGCGGCCGTGACCGTGGACGACGTGCTGGCGTTCCACCGCACCTGGCTGACCCGGCCCGGCGTGCTGATCGTGGTCGGCGACCTGGACGTGCTCGACCTGGACGCACTGGCCGCGACCGCGTTCGCCGGCACCACGCCGGCGCCGTTCTCCTCGGACGGGCCGCTGGACGTTCCGGTCGCGGACTCGCGGCGCATCCTGCTGGTGGACCGGCCCGGCTCGGTGCAGTCCACGCTGCGGCTCGGGCACCGGGCGCCGCACCGCGCGCACCCGGACTACGTGCCGATGACGCTCACCGGCACGGTGCTCGGCGGCGCGTTCACGTCCCGGCTGAACCACCTGATCCGGGAGGTGCGCGGGTACACGTACGGCATCCGCGGCGACTTCGGGCTGGCCCGGCGCTTCGGGCGGCTGCTGATCAGCGCGGGCGTGCAGACGAAGTTCACCGCCCCGGCGCTGGTCGACACGATCGGCGAGATGTCCCGTACCCGGTCCGGCGGCGTCACCGAGGACGAACTGGCGGTGGCGCGCTCCTGGCGGGCCGGGCAGCTCTCGGTGGAGATGCAGACGCCGGGCGCGATCGCCGGCGCGCTGACCACGCTGGTCGTGCACGGGCTGCCGGACGACTACTACCCGCGGCTGCGCGAGTCGCTGCTCTCCGCCACCGTGGACGAGGTCTCCGCGGCCGCGGCCACGCACCTGCACCCGGAGGGCCTGACCATGGTGGTGGAGGGCGACGCGGCGCTGATCCGCGACGACCTGGTCGCCACCGGTCTGGGTGAGGTCGTCGACGCCTGA
- a CDS encoding NmrA family transcriptional regulator → MILVLGPGGTVGRRVVARLRATGSEVRPASRSAPSRFDWSAPATWEPAVTGASAMFLMAPDGVPVDPELVALAARSGVRRVVLLSSRSIDVMGDDRLLAAERAVRDGGTEWTVVRADWFDQNFDEGFLRPAVAAGTVAIPVGGVRQTFVDAGDIAAVAVAALTGDGHAGATYEVTGPEALSFGEACAIVATASGREVRFDGTEGAYRAAMSSFGVPADQIARDVAAFAALAAQGDSVPLDTVERVTGRPPKRFADYAADAGW, encoded by the coding sequence ATGATTCTCGTACTGGGGCCCGGCGGCACGGTCGGGCGACGTGTGGTGGCGCGGCTGCGCGCCACCGGTTCCGAGGTGCGGCCGGCGTCCCGGTCCGCGCCGTCCCGTTTCGACTGGTCCGCGCCGGCGACGTGGGAGCCCGCGGTCACCGGCGCGAGCGCGATGTTCCTGATGGCACCGGACGGCGTGCCCGTCGATCCGGAGCTGGTCGCGCTGGCCGCCCGGTCCGGCGTGCGGCGCGTCGTGCTGCTCTCCAGCCGCTCGATCGACGTGATGGGCGACGACCGGCTGCTCGCGGCCGAGCGCGCCGTCCGCGACGGCGGCACCGAGTGGACCGTCGTGCGCGCCGACTGGTTCGACCAGAATTTCGACGAGGGCTTCCTCCGCCCGGCCGTGGCGGCGGGCACGGTGGCGATCCCGGTCGGCGGCGTGCGCCAGACGTTCGTGGACGCCGGTGACATCGCCGCCGTCGCGGTCGCCGCGCTCACCGGTGACGGCCACGCGGGCGCGACCTACGAGGTGACCGGCCCGGAGGCGCTCTCGTTCGGCGAGGCCTGTGCGATCGTCGCCACGGCCTCCGGCCGCGAGGTGCGCTTCGACGGTACGGAGGGGGCGTACCGTGCCGCGATGTCCTCCTTCGGCGTTCCCGCCGATCAGATCGCGCGAGACGTGGCCGCGTTCGCCGCGCTGGCCGCCCAGGGCGACTCCGTTCCGCTGGACACGGTGGAGCGCGTCACCGGCCGCCCACCGAAGCGCTTCGCGGACTACGCGGCCGACGCCGGGTGGTGA